A single Candidatus Neomarinimicrobiota bacterium DNA region contains:
- a CDS encoding type II secretion system protein GspD: protein MGQTPRPAAAGMKLKDLDFETIKLSYIQTDRAIAILKSIGYSVIEFDANSAKEVAGDYKFTPKETPNLNPLAITRAQLPVIIKLPDTESTSLVFKEKSVKSRKGSSLGADLGGLPMEKMTTGEPMQRLLIGYHPGNFKPVAELMEFLQNEIDVPASQILLEALVIELDSDKIDELGIDFSKQGSGYTAAFPPPDSETGAINPFNIVMDRTLFGSAETFKASVDALVSSQAGEILSKPSVLVLDGRQARIQIGQQIPIVRTTSTDFASEKSVDYIPVGIVLNLRPRINQAGTRITIQVETIISETAERIGTSAAAGVLEAPVINNRRVQSIVRVANNTPFIIGGLISKKMSDNEGGIPILMDIPFLGRLFTFSTQQETRKEVIVVITPHIITEKENNFSRVIPQDSELFNAFGNQSFPNSYRLQHNDVFDLSFIHESPIFNQLLASIKKEVKKDPTIAVTEPYKSFLDGRIPGEDILVRRMIWEIIRKMEYYKFVEQEKVLFFLDAPDDPAGFTIRPLNPYIKSATKNKPLKLSYTVRGKSTIEKPFVRPTAQTDYVPIETEFKQTLKKYNVRGDKPQDDVFTILIGEPLHQRQLYEVLILKKILELNPDLSLNLEYFQPGIEILFPSPDVLEKNYHIVDRNAAKYFYEINDYYGAFEEVFNRNTSELSHLLK from the coding sequence ATGGGCCAAACGCCCCGCCCGGCTGCAGCAGGGATGAAGCTCAAGGATCTTGATTTTGAAACGATAAAGCTCAGCTACATTCAAACAGATAGGGCAATTGCCATCCTGAAATCTATAGGATACTCTGTCATTGAGTTTGATGCCAACAGTGCAAAAGAAGTCGCCGGCGATTACAAGTTTACTCCAAAAGAGACACCCAATTTAAATCCCTTAGCTATAACACGTGCCCAGCTTCCGGTGATTATCAAGCTTCCGGATACGGAATCCACTTCTTTGGTCTTTAAAGAAAAATCAGTCAAGTCCAGAAAAGGATCTTCTTTAGGCGCCGACTTGGGTGGGCTTCCGATGGAGAAAATGACTACCGGCGAACCCATGCAGCGCCTGTTGATCGGATACCACCCTGGAAATTTTAAACCCGTAGCTGAACTCATGGAATTTCTTCAAAATGAGATTGATGTTCCCGCTTCACAGATTTTATTGGAAGCGCTTGTTATTGAATTGGATTCGGATAAAATTGATGAGCTTGGAATTGATTTCAGCAAACAAGGCTCTGGCTATACAGCGGCTTTTCCGCCGCCAGACTCGGAAACGGGCGCCATTAATCCTTTTAATATTGTGATGGATAGAACCTTATTTGGCAGCGCAGAAACTTTTAAGGCATCGGTTGATGCGCTAGTGAGTTCTCAGGCAGGGGAAATTTTATCAAAACCTTCGGTGTTGGTATTGGATGGACGGCAGGCGCGAATTCAGATCGGTCAGCAAATTCCCATCGTGCGCACCACGTCCACAGATTTCGCTTCAGAAAAATCGGTGGATTACATTCCGGTCGGAATTGTGCTGAATCTCAGACCGCGTATCAATCAAGCCGGTACGAGAATAACGATTCAGGTAGAGACCATTATCAGTGAAACGGCAGAGCGGATTGGAACATCGGCCGCCGCGGGCGTTCTAGAAGCGCCTGTTATTAATAATCGGAGGGTACAGTCAATAGTTAGAGTGGCGAATAACACTCCTTTTATTATAGGCGGACTCATTTCAAAGAAGATGTCTGATAATGAAGGCGGAATCCCCATTTTAATGGATATCCCGTTTTTAGGGCGGCTGTTTACATTTTCCACCCAGCAAGAGACACGCAAAGAGGTGATTGTGGTGATCACACCGCATATTATAACGGAGAAGGAAAATAATTTCAGCCGAGTTATACCTCAAGATTCGGAGTTGTTCAATGCATTTGGGAATCAATCATTTCCGAACAGCTACCGTCTTCAACATAACGATGTTTTTGATCTTAGTTTTATTCATGAAAGTCCTATTTTTAATCAATTGCTTGCATCCATTAAGAAGGAAGTAAAAAAGGATCCTACGATTGCTGTTACCGAACCGTACAAAAGTTTTTTGGATGGACGGATCCCAGGTGAAGATATTTTGGTTCGCCGGATGATTTGGGAGATTATTCGCAAAATGGAATATTATAAATTTGTAGAACAGGAAAAAGTTTTATTCTTTTTAGATGCTCCGGATGATCCCGCTGGATTTACCATTCGTCCGCTTAACCCATATATCAAAAGTGCGACGAAAAATAAACCTCTCAAATTAAGCTATACGGTCCGCGGAAAATCCACAATTGAGAAACCATTCGTCCGGCCGACTGCCCAAACGGACTATGTGCCGATTGAAACAGAATTCAAGCAAACACTAAAGAAATATAATGTGCGGGGCGATAAACCGCAGGATGATGTTTTTACCATTCTGATAGGCGAACCGTTGCATCAGCGTCAATTATACGAAGTGCTGATCCTTAAAAAAATTCTCGAGCTGAATCCGGATTTGTCACTCAACTTGGAATACTTTCAGCCTGGAATTGAAATTCTATTTCCTTCCCCGGATGTTTTGGAGAAGAATTATCATATTGTCGATCGCAATGCAGCCAAGTACTTTTACGAGATCAATGATTACTATGGCGCCTTCGAAGAGGTGTTTAACCGAAATACTTCAGAATTATCTCATTTGTTGAAATAA
- a CDS encoding methyltransferase domain-containing protein — protein MNKIPSIDQYPFIKNELLFAQKAYFKEYGIKGAYKQFRPNIGRPWSRNVVHQYSKTGIGLEIGVGERTIAPVSRTILSDAFKSHGADKTSLAKVFFKADKIPYEDDSFGFVFSEHALEHLSNPLKALFHWKEKLTVGGFLILFIPHQKRCCDIYRKRTPMAHIVDDYKKNIQDDDQTHVDDFYENVVLKGLTPHYEHLKKEELARSGNMHHHVWVPEDLVELLNYVGLETVYSEDCVPDRRDSFVIVGQKKS, from the coding sequence ATGAATAAAATCCCATCCATAGATCAATATCCGTTTATTAAAAACGAACTGCTGTTTGCCCAAAAAGCTTATTTCAAGGAATATGGGATTAAGGGGGCTTACAAACAGTTCAGACCAAACATCGGAAGGCCATGGTCCAGAAATGTGGTTCATCAATATTCGAAAACGGGGATTGGTCTCGAAATTGGAGTGGGCGAGCGGACCATTGCGCCGGTATCAAGAACCATTTTGAGCGACGCGTTTAAAAGTCATGGGGCGGATAAAACGAGTCTTGCAAAAGTTTTTTTCAAGGCGGATAAAATTCCTTATGAGGATGATTCGTTTGGTTTCGTTTTCAGCGAACACGCGTTGGAGCACCTCTCCAATCCTCTAAAGGCTCTTTTCCATTGGAAAGAAAAACTGACGGTTGGGGGATTCTTGATCCTCTTTATCCCGCATCAGAAACGCTGTTGCGATATTTACCGCAAGCGCACTCCTATGGCGCACATTGTGGATGATTACAAAAAGAATATTCAGGACGACGATCAAACACATGTGGATGATTTTTATGAAAATGTCGTTTTGAAGGGATTAACGCCTCACTACGAACATTTGAAAAAGGAAGAACTTGCTCGATCAGGCAACATGCACCACCATGTCTGGGTCCCTGAGGATCTTGTAGAACTATTAAACTATGTTGGATTAGAAACTGTTTACTCAGAAGACTGTGTTCCAGATAGACGGGATAGTTTTGTGATTGTTGGTCAAAAGAAAAGTTAG
- the arsC gene encoding arsenate reductase (glutaredoxin) (This arsenate reductase requires both glutathione and glutaredoxin to convert arsenate to arsenite, after which the efflux transporter formed by ArsA and ArsB can extrude the arsenite from the cell, providing resistance.), giving the protein MDVITIYHNPRUSKSREAVQLLKDKDIELDIVEYLKHPLSVNELKTLADMMDLRPKDFIRRGEQDFKELDLKDKLENDNVLFKAMADYPKLMERPIMVKGEKAVLGRPPGNVLKLV; this is encoded by the coding sequence ATGGACGTAATTACGATATACCACAACCCGAGGTGAAGTAAAAGCAGAGAAGCCGTGCAGCTTCTCAAAGACAAAGACATTGAGCTGGATATTGTAGAATACCTGAAACATCCGCTATCTGTAAATGAGTTGAAAACGCTGGCAGATATGATGGATTTACGTCCCAAGGATTTCATTCGAAGAGGTGAACAGGATTTCAAGGAATTGGACTTAAAGGATAAGCTGGAAAATGATAATGTATTGTTTAAAGCTATGGCAGATTATCCCAAGCTGATGGAGCGGCCAATTATGGTCAAGGGAGAAAAAGCGGTGTTGGGGCGGCCACCGGGAAATGTTCTGAAGTTGGTCTAA
- a CDS encoding nitroreductase family protein, with protein sequence MSFKPLNFESSPESEMIKHSEEFLKLMKTRRTVREFSNKSFPKEIIENAIKTAGSAPSGANKQPWFFSIVNDPAIKKDIRIYAEKEEKEFYSSRAPDEWLKDLNQFGTDWHKPFLETAPYLIVVFKQIYDFNNEDQSKNYYVNESVGIAVGFLLTALHNAGLATLTHTPSPMGFLQKILNRPDNERAYVLIPVGYPAEDSQVPVITKKSFKEICEET encoded by the coding sequence ATGTCATTTAAGCCCTTAAATTTTGAGTCGTCTCCCGAATCGGAAATGATAAAGCACTCGGAAGAATTTCTAAAATTAATGAAAACCCGACGAACAGTCCGCGAATTTTCAAATAAGTCCTTTCCAAAAGAAATAATAGAAAATGCTATTAAAACAGCGGGATCAGCTCCATCCGGCGCAAATAAGCAGCCATGGTTTTTTTCAATAGTAAATGACCCAGCCATAAAAAAGGATATTCGCATCTACGCGGAAAAAGAAGAAAAAGAGTTTTATTCTTCACGTGCGCCAGATGAATGGCTTAAAGATTTGAACCAATTTGGTACAGATTGGCACAAGCCGTTTTTAGAAACAGCACCATACCTCATTGTGGTATTTAAGCAGATTTATGATTTTAACAATGAGGACCAAAGTAAGAATTATTATGTAAACGAATCTGTTGGGATTGCGGTTGGGTTTCTGTTAACAGCTCTGCATAACGCCGGTTTGGCGACCTTGACTCACACTCCAAGCCCGATGGGATTTCTACAGAAAATCCTCAACCGTCCTGATAATGAGCGGGCATATGTTCTTATCCCCGTTGGATACCCGGCGGAAGACTCGCAAGTCCCGGTTATCACCAAGAAATCGTTTAAAGAAATTTGTGAAGAAACTTAA
- a CDS encoding phosphatase PAP2 family protein produces MLDLLIQLDHKMFSLLNQGVANPVFDFVMPFITNQNNWILPILFGFAYLGWKDGKRGLFAIGILFATFIFTDVVCAQIIKPLVGRLRPSHDNLEGLRLLVGAGGQFGFVSNHAANSFAAAFVLGSFYKKIRVPLFVLATVIAFSRIYVGVHYPADIIVGALVGILFGGLVLKLFSQSPWKTYLEKDI; encoded by the coding sequence ATGTTAGACCTATTAATCCAACTGGATCATAAAATGTTTTCATTGCTAAATCAAGGTGTCGCAAACCCGGTTTTTGATTTTGTAATGCCATTCATAACAAATCAAAATAATTGGATTCTGCCAATACTCTTTGGATTTGCTTATCTCGGGTGGAAAGATGGTAAAAGAGGATTATTCGCAATTGGAATTTTGTTCGCAACATTTATTTTTACAGATGTTGTATGTGCACAGATCATTAAACCATTGGTCGGAAGACTTAGGCCTTCCCATGATAATTTAGAGGGGTTGAGACTTTTAGTCGGAGCGGGTGGACAATTCGGTTTTGTTTCAAACCATGCGGCAAATTCATTTGCAGCAGCATTTGTTCTCGGATCATTTTATAAAAAAATTCGCGTTCCTCTTTTTGTATTGGCAACCGTGATTGCCTTCAGTAGAATATATGTTGGAGTACATTATCCTGCAGATATTATTGTAGGAGCTCTGGTGGGAATATTGTTTGGAGGATTGGTTCTTAAATTGTTTTCTCAAAGCCCTTGGAAAACCTATTTGGAAAAGGATATTTAA